In Acidobacteriota bacterium, one genomic interval encodes:
- a CDS encoding c-type cytochrome, producing MAVIHSEAPPVHRPSRRNFWFAVSSILMLVVTVWMFYADYNREWKSYQREFRALDLQRAAKKVAELDGQYKNSKDLVKLESALDAARKDVASKAGDIDRAKAAVAEADHKHFLAESEWKVSKSYFDAFKFEVEEARETGRGVAKAEKEYTESKERYEKSVVVLGDVDKEKDAADRNLRALTATFDDVQRKITTLTETRTRLQKKLQNFGPNAANEFRDRPVVDFMNPSIRVQQVQLPTLQNDVNFMKIPKVDRCTTCHLAATEKGYDDLKQPFRSHSHLELIANTASKHPYERFGCTTCHYGLDRATYFESAVHTPGSDKQREEWRKTHHWEQPEFSDIPMLPTAHTEGACLKCHRQEVRIAGAPRLNKSLDMLDRAGCFGCHKIAGTEGLRKPGPDLRRIASKVTPEWAAQWVSNPRAYRPTTWMPKFFNLSNTSAPDDQVRNRVEIDAIVTYLFKHSSAYTLDPIPAKGDASRGRETMSERGCLGCHRVGENPTARGAYGRDFGPALDRVGDKMSEVWVYNWVKNPTRYFPESYMPDLRLTDQEAADVASYLMTLKGPAGAPLPAVDPGVLDSVTVEYLKARMTEADAQSKLKSMSTEDKKLYLGDKLINRYGCFGCHRIEGYDKALPIGTELTQEGSKLVSRLDFGFAKIERTRQDWFFQKLKEPRIFDKGKVKTPQEKLKMPDFGFTDEEGEQMVTLLLGLVKDEPILEARKILSEREAAIEDGRRIAQHRNCRGCHILEGTGGAIRETIKDAGFYPPNLIGEGGKVQSDWLFSFLKGPQPIRPWLKVHMPTFSFDDREAASVARYFASLDDAIYPFETAAGARPTAAHLADGKALFTQFKCLQCHVVGAPGASVSAAELAPNLLMARSRLRRDWIPKWLTDPQKQYPGTKMPSFFYSDGDPLMEDPDTKIIAIRDYLFTLGEEGSGRSGPTAKSASSSSPTAAASGR from the coding sequence TTGGCCGTCATACACTCTGAGGCTCCTCCGGTTCACCGCCCGTCGCGGCGGAACTTCTGGTTCGCCGTCAGCAGCATCCTGATGCTCGTCGTGACGGTTTGGATGTTCTACGCCGACTACAACCGCGAGTGGAAGAGCTACCAGAGGGAGTTCCGTGCCCTCGACCTGCAGCGCGCGGCGAAGAAGGTCGCCGAGCTCGACGGCCAGTACAAGAACAGCAAGGATCTGGTGAAGCTGGAGTCCGCCCTCGACGCCGCCCGGAAAGACGTCGCCTCGAAGGCGGGCGACATCGACAGGGCGAAGGCCGCCGTCGCCGAGGCCGACCACAAGCACTTCCTCGCGGAGAGCGAGTGGAAGGTCTCGAAGTCGTACTTCGACGCCTTCAAGTTCGAGGTCGAGGAGGCGCGGGAGACGGGGCGCGGCGTCGCGAAGGCCGAGAAGGAGTACACCGAGTCGAAGGAGCGCTACGAGAAGTCGGTCGTGGTCCTCGGTGACGTCGACAAGGAGAAGGACGCCGCCGACCGGAATCTCAGGGCCCTGACCGCGACCTTCGACGACGTCCAGCGCAAGATCACGACGCTCACCGAGACGCGCACGCGCCTCCAGAAAAAGCTCCAGAACTTCGGCCCCAACGCCGCGAACGAGTTCCGCGACCGCCCCGTCGTGGACTTCATGAACCCGTCGATCAGGGTCCAGCAGGTGCAGCTCCCGACCCTGCAGAACGACGTCAACTTCATGAAGATCCCGAAGGTCGATCGATGCACGACCTGCCACCTCGCGGCCACCGAGAAGGGATACGACGACCTCAAGCAGCCCTTCAGGTCGCACTCGCACCTCGAGCTCATCGCCAACACCGCCTCGAAGCACCCGTACGAGAGGTTCGGCTGCACGACCTGCCATTACGGGCTCGACCGCGCCACCTACTTCGAGAGCGCGGTCCACACGCCCGGGAGCGACAAGCAGCGCGAGGAGTGGAGGAAGACCCACCACTGGGAGCAGCCCGAGTTCTCCGACATCCCGATGCTCCCCACGGCGCACACCGAGGGGGCCTGCCTGAAGTGCCACCGGCAGGAGGTGAGGATCGCCGGGGCGCCGCGGCTGAACAAGTCGCTCGACATGCTCGATCGAGCGGGCTGCTTCGGCTGCCACAAGATCGCGGGGACGGAGGGGCTGAGGAAGCCCGGGCCGGATCTGCGCCGGATCGCGTCGAAGGTGACCCCCGAGTGGGCGGCCCAGTGGGTGTCGAACCCGCGCGCCTACCGCCCCACGACCTGGATGCCGAAATTCTTCAACCTCTCGAACACCAGCGCCCCCGACGACCAGGTGCGCAACCGCGTCGAGATCGACGCGATCGTGACGTACCTCTTCAAGCACTCGTCGGCGTACACGCTCGATCCGATCCCCGCGAAGGGGGACGCCTCCCGCGGGCGCGAGACGATGAGCGAGCGCGGATGCCTCGGCTGCCATCGCGTCGGCGAGAACCCGACGGCGCGCGGCGCGTACGGCCGCGACTTCGGCCCGGCCCTCGATCGCGTCGGCGACAAGATGAGCGAGGTGTGGGTCTACAACTGGGTGAAGAACCCGACGCGGTACTTCCCCGAGAGCTACATGCCGGACCTGAGGCTGACCGATCAGGAGGCCGCCGACGTCGCGTCCTATCTCATGACGCTCAAGGGGCCGGCCGGAGCGCCCCTCCCGGCCGTCGATCCGGGGGTCCTCGACTCGGTGACGGTCGAGTACCTCAAGGCGCGCATGACCGAGGCCGACGCGCAGTCGAAGCTCAAGTCGATGTCCACCGAGGACAAGAAGCTCTACCTGGGCGACAAGCTCATCAACCGCTACGGCTGCTTCGGGTGCCACCGCATCGAGGGGTACGACAAGGCTCTCCCGATCGGCACCGAGCTGACGCAGGAGGGGAGCAAGCTCGTCTCGCGCCTCGACTTCGGCTTTGCGAAGATCGAGCGCACGCGGCAGGACTGGTTCTTCCAGAAGCTGAAGGAGCCTCGGATCTTCGACAAGGGGAAGGTCAAGACTCCCCAGGAAAAGCTCAAGATGCCCGACTTCGGCTTCACCGACGAGGAAGGGGAGCAGATGGTGACGCTTCTCCTCGGCCTCGTGAAGGACGAGCCGATCCTCGAGGCGCGCAAGATTCTGAGCGAGCGCGAGGCCGCCATCGAGGACGGAAGGCGCATCGCGCAGCACCGGAACTGTCGCGGCTGCCACATCCTCGAGGGGACGGGCGGCGCGATCCGCGAGACGATCAAGGACGCCGGCTTCTATCCGCCAAACCTGATCGGCGAGGGGGGGAAGGTCCAGAGCGACTGGCTCTTCTCGTTCCTCAAGGGGCCCCAGCCGATAAGGCCGTGGCTGAAGGTGCACATGCCGACCTTCAGCTTCGACGATCGCGAGGCCGCCTCGGTGGCCCGCTACTTCGCCTCGCTCGACGACGCGATCTACCCGTTCGAGACGGCCGCCGGCGCGAGGCCCACGGCCGCGCACCTCGCCGACGGGAAGGCCCTCTTCACGCAGTTCAAGTGCCTCCAGTGCCACGTCGTCGGCGCCCCGGGCGCATCGGTCTCCGCGGCGGAGCTCGCCCCGAACCTCCTCATGGCCCGATCGCGGCTGAGGCGCGACTGGATCCCGAAGTGGCTCACGGATCCGCAGAAACAGTACCCCGGGACGAAGATGCCCAGCTTCTTCTACTCCGACGGCGACCCGCTCATGGAAGACCCCGACACGAAGATCATCGCCATCCGCGACTACCTCTTCACGCTCGGCGAGGAGGGGAGCGGCAGGTCCGGACCCACGGCGAAGTCCGCGAGCAGCTCGAGCCCGACGGCCGCCGCCTCCGGAAGGTAG
- a CDS encoding cytochrome b N-terminal domain-containing protein: MADGPPINTSEVKKKDLVTYVRESQIWNSIFRHGPPNNDRNRALAVITNVFLHLHPVRVRKSGLRLKYTWCMGGVTFFLFIVETITGLLLMFYYRPTVEYAYADIWDLREQVPLGVMRELHRWGAHAMVIAVWLHMFRVFMTGSYKPPREFNWNVGVILLVLTLMLSFTGYLLPWDQLAMWAITVGSNMARATPFLGYEGPGAALLSLGDVRLVNVGSDARFGLLAGRFVGAGALLRFYVLHCVALPLVVATLIAIHFWRVRKDGGISGPL; the protein is encoded by the coding sequence ATGGCCGACGGACCGCCGATCAACACGTCAGAGGTCAAGAAGAAAGACCTCGTCACGTACGTGCGCGAGAGCCAGATCTGGAACTCCATCTTCCGGCATGGCCCTCCCAACAACGACCGGAACCGGGCGCTGGCCGTCATCACGAACGTCTTCCTGCACCTCCACCCGGTGCGCGTCCGGAAATCGGGGCTGAGGCTCAAGTACACCTGGTGCATGGGCGGCGTGACCTTCTTCCTCTTCATCGTGGAGACGATCACCGGCCTCCTCCTCATGTTCTACTACCGGCCGACGGTCGAATACGCCTACGCCGACATCTGGGATCTCAGGGAGCAGGTTCCCCTCGGCGTCATGCGCGAGCTGCACCGCTGGGGCGCGCACGCCATGGTCATCGCCGTCTGGCTTCACATGTTCCGCGTCTTCATGACGGGCTCGTACAAGCCGCCGCGCGAGTTCAACTGGAACGTCGGCGTCATCCTGCTCGTGCTGACGCTGATGCTTTCGTTCACCGGGTACCTCCTGCCGTGGGACCAGCTCGCGATGTGGGCCATCACCGTCGGGTCGAACATGGCCCGCGCGACCCCCTTCTTAGGATACGAGGGGCCGGGGGCGGCGCTCTTATCGCTGGGAGACGTGAGGCTGGTCAACGTGGGGAGCGACGCGCGCTTCGGGCTCCTGGCCGGGCGCTTCGTCGGCGCGGGCGCGCTCCTGCGCTTCTACGTCCTGCACTGCGTGGCGCTCCCGCTCGTCGTGGCGACGCTCATCGCCATTCACTTCTGGCGCGTCCGCAAGGACGGCGGCATCTCGGGACCTCTCTAG
- a CDS encoding TIGR04282 family arsenosugar biosynthesis glycosyltransferase: MTHAENALVIFARVPVPGRVKTRLSPDYSPDEACEIHRALVADVVERSARAVGGTADLFLAWSEPVAAGAAVDAVPSGVVVEAQSSGDLGERMAFAMQGKLRAGYRRAVLLGSDSPTLPADHLLAAFDALREADVVLGPSDDGGYYLVGMSRLHVEIFRGIEWGSDGVLGATRARLKRSGTPYVDLGMWHDVDTPEDVARLFEDLRRMKARRAPDFPARTYATLTRLVPTRPGR; this comes from the coding sequence GTGACGCACGCCGAAAACGCTCTCGTGATCTTCGCCCGAGTCCCCGTGCCGGGGCGCGTGAAGACGCGCCTCTCTCCCGACTATTCTCCCGACGAAGCCTGCGAGATCCACCGGGCCCTCGTCGCCGACGTCGTCGAGCGATCCGCGCGCGCGGTCGGCGGCACGGCCGATCTCTTCCTCGCGTGGAGCGAGCCCGTCGCGGCGGGCGCCGCGGTCGACGCCGTGCCGTCGGGCGTCGTCGTCGAGGCCCAGTCGTCGGGGGACCTCGGCGAGAGGATGGCCTTCGCGATGCAGGGAAAGCTCCGCGCGGGCTACCGTCGCGCCGTCCTCCTCGGCAGCGACTCGCCCACCCTTCCCGCCGATCATCTTCTCGCCGCCTTCGACGCCCTCCGCGAGGCCGACGTCGTCCTCGGGCCGAGCGACGACGGCGGCTACTACCTCGTCGGGATGTCGCGCCTCCACGTGGAGATCTTCCGCGGGATCGAGTGGGGATCGGACGGCGTCCTCGGGGCGACGCGCGCGCGTCTCAAGAGGAGCGGGACCCCGTACGTCGATCTCGGGATGTGGCACGATGTCGACACGCCGGAGGACGTCGCCCGGCTGTTCGAGGACCTGCGCCGGATGAAGGCACGGCGCGCGCCGGACTTCCCGGCGCGAACGTACGCGACG
- a CDS encoding carboxypeptidase regulatory-like domain-containing protein codes for MSPTARARLAPLLATVAALAIAGAAATASPAEGEAPAYAPAYEGGAVTGGGTLLGVVRGPAPAFPYPDAIVTKDGTICGSRKSSEALIRAADGAIRNAVVSIEGITKGKPIDLSATVSLVNSGCRFVPHVVAMSVGQRISIVNGDPILHNTHAYLDGTQTIFNIALPVQNQKVPKTIRKPGIMSVQCDAGHAWMTGWIHAFDHPYFAVTDEKGSFRIDQIPPGRYRVTAWQEELGTQTQEVTIAAGGESTLAFDRLAKPTPSP; via the coding sequence ATGAGCCCGACCGCGCGCGCCCGGCTCGCGCCCCTCCTCGCGACCGTCGCCGCCCTCGCGATCGCCGGGGCCGCAGCCACCGCAAGCCCGGCGGAAGGAGAAGCTCCGGCGTACGCTCCGGCGTACGAAGGAGGGGCGGTGACGGGCGGCGGCACCCTTCTGGGCGTCGTCCGCGGGCCGGCTCCCGCGTTCCCGTACCCCGACGCGATCGTGACGAAGGACGGGACGATCTGCGGCTCGAGGAAGTCGTCCGAGGCGCTGATCCGAGCGGCCGACGGCGCGATCAGGAACGCCGTGGTGTCGATCGAGGGGATCACGAAGGGGAAGCCGATCGATCTGAGCGCGACCGTCTCGCTCGTCAACTCGGGGTGCCGGTTCGTGCCCCACGTCGTCGCGATGAGCGTCGGCCAGAGGATTTCGATCGTCAACGGCGATCCGATCCTCCACAACACGCACGCCTACCTCGACGGCACGCAGACGATCTTCAACATCGCCCTCCCCGTCCAGAACCAGAAGGTGCCGAAGACCATCCGGAAGCCCGGGATCATGTCGGTTCAGTGCGACGCCGGCCACGCCTGGATGACCGGGTGGATTCACGCCTTCGACCACCCCTACTTCGCCGTCACGGACGAGAAGGGATCGTTCAGGATCGACCAGATCCCTCCGGGGAGGTACCGGGTCACCGCCTGGCAGGAAGAGCTCGGGACGCAGACTCAGGAAGTGACGATTGCGGCAGGCGGGGAGTCGACGCTCGCCTTCGACCGCCTCGCGAAGCCGACCCCCTCGCCTTAG
- a CDS encoding ubiquinol-cytochrome c reductase iron-sulfur subunit: protein MGAGLTATARFMFPNVLFEPVQSFKAGFPSDYTVGKVDERWKEAYGTWLVRTDDGLYALSTTCTHLGCTPNWLPAENKFKCPCHGSGFYPSGINFEGPAPRPLERYKIVLGDDGQIFIDKNQKYQQEKGQWTDPDAFLRFTG, encoded by the coding sequence ATGGGCGCGGGGCTCACCGCGACGGCGCGCTTCATGTTCCCGAACGTCCTCTTCGAGCCGGTGCAGAGCTTCAAGGCGGGCTTCCCGAGCGACTACACCGTCGGCAAGGTCGACGAGCGGTGGAAGGAAGCGTACGGCACGTGGCTCGTCCGAACCGACGACGGCCTGTACGCCCTCTCGACCACCTGCACGCACCTCGGGTGCACGCCGAACTGGCTCCCGGCCGAGAACAAGTTCAAGTGCCCGTGCCACGGGAGCGGCTTCTACCCGTCGGGGATCAACTTCGAGGGGCCCGCGCCGAGACCGCTGGAGCGCTACAAGATCGTCCTCGGCGACGACGGGCAGATCTTCATCGACAAGAACCAGAAGTACCAGCAGGAAAAGGGACAGTGGACCGATCCCGACGCATTCCTCAGGTTCACGGGCTGA
- a CDS encoding HEAT repeat domain-containing protein, with the protein MTEPTGPVSTGVPGVPEPSRDEPAPGFAREMSRLFIIPAAIVLLCVGVFVLFGLVASEGRTAGDYLQEIRQGAEGRRWQAAYELSRLLSRNPEDQRKAGVGTDIAAILADPKTTDPLVKRYLVVALEAIADPATAPALEGLLADQDLEVRLYAARALGRLGSPTSVKPLVALLDNEEPALRKIALYSLGRVGDGSAVPAMRPRLEDSVEEVRWNAALSLAVLGDGSGAVILKEMLDPAHLDRVAGITEEQKLEARVNALQAVLKLKDPTLRPLVEDVSRNDPSLHVRDIALKVLDKWS; encoded by the coding sequence ATGACAGAGCCGACGGGTCCCGTCTCGACCGGCGTTCCCGGCGTGCCCGAGCCCTCGCGCGACGAGCCCGCGCCCGGCTTCGCGCGCGAGATGTCGCGCCTCTTCATCATCCCGGCGGCGATCGTCCTCCTGTGCGTGGGAGTCTTCGTCCTCTTCGGCCTCGTCGCGTCGGAGGGGAGGACCGCAGGCGACTACCTCCAGGAGATTCGCCAGGGGGCGGAGGGGCGCAGATGGCAGGCGGCCTACGAGCTGTCGCGCCTCCTCTCGCGGAACCCCGAGGACCAGCGCAAGGCGGGGGTCGGAACCGACATCGCGGCGATCCTCGCGGACCCGAAGACGACCGACCCCCTCGTGAAGCGGTACCTCGTCGTCGCCCTCGAGGCGATCGCGGACCCGGCCACGGCCCCGGCGCTTGAGGGGCTTCTGGCCGACCAGGATCTCGAGGTGCGCCTCTACGCCGCGCGCGCCCTCGGGCGCCTGGGGAGCCCAACGTCTGTGAAGCCGCTCGTCGCCCTTCTCGACAACGAGGAGCCCGCGCTCCGGAAGATCGCCCTCTACTCGCTGGGGCGCGTCGGCGACGGCTCGGCCGTCCCCGCGATGCGCCCGAGGCTCGAGGACAGCGTCGAGGAGGTGCGATGGAACGCCGCCCTCTCCCTCGCCGTCCTCGGCGACGGATCGGGCGCCGTCATCCTGAAGGAGATGCTCGACCCCGCGCATCTCGACAGGGTCGCCGGCATCACCGAGGAGCAGAAGCTCGAGGCGCGCGTCAATGCCCTGCAGGCGGTCCTGAAGCTGAAGGATCCGACGCTGCGCCCCCTCGTGGAGGACGTGAGCCGCAACGACCCGAGCCTTCACGTGCGGGACATCGCGCTGAAGGTTCTCGACAAGTGGAGTTAG
- a CDS encoding cytochrome C produces the protein MIDPNFRLIVVKADNIPIAFMLFIVGFFLWLSLRQAFANDERIAKGLPPAEAVETKDKLMVWPHLVYTEFICLILLTVVLIVWSILIQAPIEEPANPTNSPNPSKAPWYFLGLQEMLVYFDPWMAGVVLPGLIIVGLMAIPYIDTNPKGNGYYTFAERKWEVGIFLFGFIILWILLVVAGTFLRGPNWNFFGPYQYWDIHKVEPLVNIHLSEIFWVRLLHRALPSFWLVRELPGILIALFYVAALPPILARTLLKRFYDRLGFARYSVFVFLLLMMMSLPIKMYLRWAFNFKYLVNLSEFFFNI, from the coding sequence ATGATCGACCCGAACTTCAGGCTGATCGTGGTGAAGGCCGACAACATCCCCATCGCCTTCATGCTCTTCATCGTGGGCTTTTTCCTCTGGCTCTCCCTCAGGCAGGCCTTCGCCAACGACGAGCGCATCGCGAAGGGACTGCCGCCGGCCGAGGCGGTCGAGACGAAGGACAAGCTGATGGTGTGGCCGCACCTGGTCTACACCGAGTTCATCTGCCTCATCCTCCTGACCGTCGTCCTCATCGTCTGGTCGATCCTCATCCAGGCGCCGATCGAGGAGCCGGCCAACCCGACGAACTCGCCGAACCCCTCCAAGGCGCCGTGGTACTTCCTCGGCCTCCAGGAGATGCTCGTCTACTTCGATCCGTGGATGGCGGGGGTCGTGCTGCCGGGGCTCATCATCGTGGGGCTGATGGCGATCCCGTACATCGACACGAACCCGAAGGGGAACGGGTACTACACCTTCGCCGAGCGGAAGTGGGAGGTCGGGATCTTCCTGTTCGGCTTCATCATCCTCTGGATCCTGCTCGTCGTCGCCGGCACCTTCTTACGCGGGCCCAACTGGAACTTCTTCGGGCCGTACCAGTACTGGGACATCCACAAGGTCGAGCCGCTGGTGAACATCCACCTGTCGGAGATCTTCTGGGTGAGGCTGCTGCACCGGGCTCTGCCGTCGTTCTGGCTGGTGCGCGAGCTGCCCGGCATCCTCATCGCGCTCTTCTACGTGGCCGCGCTGCCGCCGATCCTCGCGCGCACCCTGTTGAAGCGCTTCTACGACAGGCTCGGCTTCGCGCGCTACTCGGTCTTCGTCTTCCTGCTGTTGATGATGATGAGCCTCCCGATCAAGATGTACCTGCGCTGGGCCTTCAACTTCAAGTACCTCGTGAACCTGTCCGAGTTCTTCTTCAACATCTGA
- a CDS encoding glycosyltransferase family 39 protein: MPDRRRGDLCLLLGALALRLAWAREMSALPFFDMPTSDSLFYARTAADIAAGHVVGSGLAYPSSPLYPYLIAPFFLMSGRAAFAGVYLLQALLDAASAVLIKRTAAALFGRAAGWVAGLAWAAYGLAVFFTADLMEATAAAFFASLFLYLAVRAPTSTSRRLVTGTALAAAVLLRPHFFLVLPIAIAGAAWLAPLEERRRATALLCLGAILPLGLSLARNLAASGEMVLVSPYSGLNAYLGNHRGASGNLEFPPGKGLRNDVDLKEAAHAYPEAMEKRPLSESEVSQFWWGETLREIEADPAAWGALLARKVALFWSPRETPNHLDFEVFRPASPSLSAAVVPFALAGPAALCGLALVVGGAFHDRRVIVLAILVAAYNGACAIFFVADRFRLPAAGWIVVLGAGAATEIAARARSGRTAAAVWPLVVAVSAGVLLYVPAPLASGARERVMIAATLLWRGRALEAEMLLRNAVAIDPKSAVASFNLGRLLVATGRWDDAQSVFAEAVRLSPEFAPARAALGDLAKRRGTPEGRARARALYESALAIEPYGRDADRVRRELAGLESR; the protein is encoded by the coding sequence ATGCCTGACCGCAGGCGCGGCGATCTCTGCCTCCTCCTGGGGGCGCTCGCGCTCCGCCTCGCCTGGGCGCGCGAGATGTCGGCCCTCCCCTTCTTCGACATGCCGACGAGCGACTCGCTCTTCTACGCCCGCACGGCCGCCGACATCGCCGCCGGCCACGTCGTCGGGTCCGGGCTGGCCTACCCGAGCAGCCCTCTCTACCCGTACCTGATCGCCCCCTTCTTCCTGATGTCCGGACGCGCGGCCTTCGCCGGCGTCTATCTCCTTCAGGCGCTTCTCGACGCGGCGAGCGCCGTCCTCATCAAGCGGACGGCGGCGGCCCTCTTCGGGCGCGCGGCCGGCTGGGTCGCGGGACTCGCGTGGGCGGCGTACGGGCTCGCCGTCTTCTTCACCGCCGATCTGATGGAGGCGACGGCGGCGGCGTTCTTCGCCAGTCTCTTCCTCTATCTCGCGGTCCGCGCGCCGACGAGCACCTCGCGCCGCCTCGTCACCGGAACAGCTCTCGCCGCCGCGGTTCTCCTGCGCCCTCACTTTTTCCTCGTGCTGCCGATCGCGATCGCTGGCGCAGCGTGGCTGGCGCCGCTCGAGGAGCGCCGGCGGGCCACCGCCCTCCTATGCCTCGGGGCGATTCTCCCTCTCGGCCTCTCGCTCGCGCGCAACCTCGCCGCCTCCGGGGAGATGGTCCTGGTGTCGCCGTACTCGGGGCTGAACGCGTACCTGGGAAACCACCGTGGCGCGAGCGGGAACCTCGAGTTTCCTCCCGGGAAGGGGCTCCGGAACGACGTCGACCTCAAGGAGGCGGCGCACGCATACCCGGAGGCGATGGAGAAGCGGCCGCTCTCCGAATCGGAGGTCTCGCAATTCTGGTGGGGAGAAACGCTCCGCGAGATCGAAGCGGATCCGGCGGCGTGGGGCGCTCTTCTCGCTCGGAAAGTCGCCCTCTTCTGGTCGCCACGAGAGACGCCGAACCACCTCGACTTCGAGGTCTTCCGCCCGGCCTCGCCATCGCTTTCCGCCGCCGTGGTCCCCTTCGCCCTCGCGGGCCCCGCCGCGCTCTGCGGCCTCGCGCTGGTCGTTGGCGGCGCGTTTCACGATCGCAGGGTCATCGTCCTCGCGATCCTCGTCGCCGCGTACAACGGCGCGTGCGCGATCTTCTTCGTGGCCGACCGCTTCCGGCTCCCGGCCGCCGGGTGGATCGTCGTGCTCGGCGCCGGCGCCGCCACCGAGATCGCGGCGAGGGCCAGGTCTGGCCGGACCGCCGCGGCGGTGTGGCCTCTCGTCGTGGCGGTGTCGGCGGGGGTGCTCCTTTACGTGCCGGCACCGCTCGCCTCCGGGGCGCGCGAGCGCGTCATGATCGCCGCCACGCTCCTGTGGAGAGGTCGCGCGCTCGAGGCCGAGATGCTCCTCCGGAACGCGGTGGCGATCGATCCGAAGAGCGCCGTCGCGAGTTTCAACCTCGGGCGTCTCCTCGTCGCGACGGGCCGATGGGACGATGCGCAGAGCGTCTTCGCCGAAGCGGTGCGCCTCTCCCCCGAGTTCGCCCCGGCGCGCGCGGCGCTCGGGGATCTCGCGAAGAGGCGCGGCACTCCCGAGGGGCGTGCGCGGGCGCGAGCCCTCTACGAGTCGGCGCTCGCCATCGAGCCGTACGGCCGGGACGCCGATCGGGTGCGCCGTGAGTTGGCCGGGCTCGAGTCCCGGTAG